In the Deinococcus metalli genome, CGGCCTCCCGGCAGTTCCCAGCGGAACCCAATCCGGGTAAGCTGCGGGCGTGACCGACGCGCTCGCCACGCCGCCCGCGATGCTCGCCCAGGCCAAGACCCGGATGCGCGAACTGGCCGCCGCCTACGCGCTGGCCGTGCCCGGCCGGGACGCTCACAGCCTGATGGTGGGCCTGCCGGACGTGAAACTGCTGTTCATGCCCATGGGCGACCGCGACGGCGCCTACGACCCCGAACACCGCGTGATCATGATCAATTCCAGCGTGCGGCCCGAACGACAACGCTTTACCCTGGCGCACGAGATCAGCCACGCGCTGCTGCTGGGCGACGATGACCTGCTGAGCGACCTGCACGACGCCTTTGAGGGCGACCGGCTGGAGCAGGTGATCGAGACGCTGTGCAATACGGGCGCCGCCGCGATCCTGATCCCGGCAGATCTGATGCAGGACATGCTTCAGCGCTTCGGGCCGACTGGCCGGGCGCTGGGTGAACTGTCACGTCGGGCGGACGTGAGCGCGAGCACCGCGCTGTACACGCTGGCCGAGAACACGGCCGAGCCGGTCATCTACGCCGTGTGCGCCGTGACGCGCGCTGAGCGCGAGGACGGCACGCCCGCCGCGTCCGGCGGCCCGAAGGAACTCACGGTGCGGGCCAGCAGCGCTGCGCCCGGCGTGAAGTACTCCCTCCGGCCCGGCACGCCCATTCCCGCCGGGCACCCGGTCGAGACGGCGCTGGACACCCGGCTGCCCATCACGGAGGAATCCTTTGTGCCCTTCCGCTCCGGTCGGCGCATGCCGGCCCTCGTGGACGCCTTCCCGGACCGCTACCGGGTGATGGCGAGCTTCCAGCTGAGGCCGGACCGCGTGTCGCCGGCCGAGGCGGAGGGCGGCACCGACCCTTGACGCGATTTCACACCCTGGACTTCCGCCGCCCGGTGCCCGGCGCCGTGCGCACGCCGGATGGCTGGCGGCTGTCGTGGAGCGGCACGGCCGTCATGGGGATCGTGAACGTCACGCCGGACAGTTTCAGCGACGGGGGCGTGCACGCGGGGCTGGACGCGGCTCTGGCGTCGGCGCGGGGGATGCGGGCCGCGGGCGTCCTGATGGTGGATGTGGGCGGCGAGAGTACCCGGCCGGGCGCCGAGCCCGTCCCGGCCGAGCGCGAACTCGACCGCGTGCTGCCGCTGATCCGTGCGCTGGCCGGCGAGGACGTGGTGATCTCGGTGGACACCATGAAGCCCGAGGTGGCCGCCGGGGCGCTGCGGGCCGGCGCGCACGTGGTGAATGACGTGACCGGTCTGTGCGACCTGGAGATGGTCGAGGTCTGCGTGCAGGCCGGCGCGGCCGCGTGCGTCATGCACATGCAGGGCGAGCCGCGCACCATGCAGGTCTCGCCGCGCTACGACGACGTGGTGGGCGAGGTGAGCGACTTTCTGACCACGCGGGCCGGGGAGGTGCTCGCGGCCGGCGTGCCGGGCGTGCTCCTCGACCCCGGCATCGGCTTTGGCAAGACGCTGGAGCACAACCTGGCCCTGCTGCGCGCCCTGCCGCGCCTCACGGTGGGGCCGTGTCCGGTGCTGATCGGCGCGAGCCGCAAGCGGCTGATCGACTTCATCGCCGGGGTGCCGGTGGCCGCCGAGCGCGATCCCGGCAGCCTCGCGCTGCACCTGCACGCGGCGGCGAGCGGCGCGGCGCTGGTGCGGGCGCACGCAGCGGCCGCCCACGTCCAGGCGCTGCGTGTGCAGGCGGCGCTGGACGCGGTCCCCCAGGGGCTACACTCGGACGCGTGACGAGCCGGGTTGTCCTCGAGGGACTGGAATTCCACGCGCGGCACGGCGTGTACGACAGCGAGGCCGTGCTGGGCGCGCGTTTTGTGGTGGACGCCGAACTGCACTACGACTTCGCCGGACTCCCGGACGAGCTGGACCGCGCCGTGAACTACGCCGCCGTGTACGACGCAATCCGCGACGAGGTCACGGGCCGGCGCCACCGCCTGATTGAGGTGCTGACCGACCGCATCGCCCGGCGGGTGCTGCGCGACCAGCCCCGGCTGGCGCGCGTGGTGGTGCGGGTGCACAAGCCCTTCGCGCCGCTGCCCGGCGTGTTCCGCGACGTGTATGCCGAACTGAGCCTGGAGCGCGGGGACCTGAACGCGTGAGCATGGCCCACGTGGCGCTGGGGGCGAACCTGGGCCGCCCGCTGGAGACGCTGGTGTGGGCGGTGGACGAGGTCGCGCGCCTGGGGACGCGGCGCGGCGTGTCCGGCCTGTACCGCACCGCGCCGGTGGGTGGCCCGGCCGGGCAGCCGGACTACCTGAACGCGGTGCTGGCACTGGAGACCGCGCACTCTCCACGTGACCTGCTCGCCGCCCTGCACGCCATCGAGGCGCGGGCCGGGCGGAAACGCCGCGAGCGCTGGGCGGCCCGCGTGCTCGATCTCGACCTGATCACCTACGGCGACGTGGTCTCGGACGGCGTGGCGGGGGAGGGCGAGCCGCAGCTGCCCCACCCGCGCGCGTGGGAGCGGGCCTTCGTGCTGGCTCCGCTGGCCGACCTGAGCCCGGACCTGCGGCATCCCCGCAGCGGCGAGAGCGTGGCCGGGGCGCTCGCCCGCGTGGGCATGGCCGGCGTGCAGCGCGAGAGCGCGCCCGGATGGCCTCCGGCGTGACCATCCGTCGCGGGTGCCGGACGCTATGCTGGGAAGCGACATGAGCGAACTGACCCAGACGAAAAGCCGCTCGGGCGTGGGCCGCCCCCTGCTGTGGCTGGCGCTGCTGCTGAGCGTGGCCCTGCTGGGCTTCGTGACGGCGGTGGCGGTGCGGAACAATCCCATCTACAGCGACCGTGACGCCAACGGCATCAGCAAGTACCGCTTCATCGAGGAGTGCAAGGAGGCCGCCCTGGACGCCGAAACCCTGTCGGTCGGCGCCGGTGGGCAGTCCATTCCCCTGAAGACGCTGGTCACGCAGAGTCGGCCCCTGGCGACCGGCGAGCACGTCGCCACGTTGCTAGACGCCCCGGCGGCGGCTGTGGTGAGCGGCACGCAGCCCGTGGCGGGCGGCGGCTGGACGCTCGCAAACCTGCCCGTGACCATCAACATCGTCGGCAAGACGACCACCGCGCTGGGCCAGCTGCCCCTGCAATGCGCGTACGACAAGAAGGCCGGCAAGACCACCGCCCAGCTGCAACTCCCCGGTCAGGGCCAGTAGCGCCACTTCCTTTCTCCGCGCTGCCCACGGTTCCGGGCGGCGCGGCCTCACATCACGACGTCAAGGCCGCTTAGGCACTCCTCGGCGATCGCGCGGGCCAGCGGATCGCGGGTCGCTCGGGCATAGCTGACGCCCAGGTGCAGGTGGTGTTGCCCGCCGCGGGCGCCCACGAGTTCCAGCGTCTGGTAGAACGCGAGGTGCGTGTGCGCCAGAAGCACGTCGCGCGTGCGCTCGGGCGGCAGAACGCGCAGCAGCGCGAGCGCTTCCTCGTACGCGGCCAAGGCGCGGCGCTGGTCGCCCGCGACCGCCCACTCGCGCCCCAGTTGCAGGGCGCGGGCGGCGGTCAGGTACGCGCTGCGCATGGCCGGATTCTACGGCACGCGCTCCGCGTGTCGGCGCTGGCCGGGTGTTAGCCTGCCGGCATTCCACTGGAACACGCGCCGCCGGCGCTGGAGGTCAGCATGGACACCGCGAACGCCGCGCCGGAGCCGCGCGAGAGCATCTTTACCATCGAGGCCACGCCCGTGAAGTTTGGCCCCGGCGCCAGCGCGGATGCCGGGTGGGAACTCGGCCGCCTGGGCGTGGAGCGGGCCTTCGTGGTCATCGATCCGTATGTGCACGCGGCGGGCACGGCGCAGGGCGTGCTGGACAGCCTGCGCGCCGCCGGGGTGGACGTGGTGCTCTTCGACGACGTGGACACCGAACCGGAGCTGGCCGCGCTCCAGAGAGCAGTCGCGGCGGCCCGGGACGCGGCGCCGGACGGCTTTGTCGCCATCGGGGGCGGCAGCGCCATCGACACCGCGAAGGTCGCGAACCTCCTGACGACACACGGCGGCGAGATCATGGACTGGGTAAATCCGCCTGTCGGCGGGGGCCGCGTGCCGCCGGGGCCGCTGCGCCCGCTGCTCGCCGTTCCCACCACCTCCGGCAGCGGGTCGGAGGCGACGACCGTGGCGATCGTGGACCTGCCGCACCTGGGGATCAAGACCGGGATCAGCCACCGCGCGCTGCGGCCCGCGCAGGCGCTCGTCGATCCCCTCCTGACCCGCACGGCGCCCGCTGCCGTGACCGCTGCCGCCGGCCTGGACGTGGTCTGCCACGCCGCCGAGAGTTTCCTGAGCCGCCCCTACACCACCCGGCCCCGCCCGGAGTCACCTGCCGCGCGCCCGCCCTACCAGGGCAGCAACCCGGTCGCGGACCTGTGGTCGGCCGAGGCGCTGCGCACCGGGGGCCGCTTCCTGCGCCGCGCCGTGCAAGGCGGCGCCGACGTGGAAGCGCGCGGCTTCATGATGCTGGCCGCGACCATGGCTGGCGTGGGCTTCGGCTCGGCGGGCGTTCACATTCCACACGCGTGCGCGTATCCCATCGCGGGGCTGCGGCACGCCGCGCACCCCCCGGGCTACCCCGGCACGAAGGCGTTCATCCCGCACGGCGTGAGCGTGATCGTGACGGCCCCCGCCGCGTTCCGCTTCACCTTCGATGCCGACCCTGCCAAGCACGTCCTGGCCGCTGAATATCTGACGGGCGAGCCGCAGATGCCCGGCGATCGCGAGGCCCTGCCGCGGGCGCTGACGGCCCTGATGCGCGACGTGGGCGCCCCCACCCGCCTGCGCGACCTCGGCTACGGCAAGGCCGACCTACCCGCGCTGATCGACGGCGCGCTGAAACAGCAGCGGCTGCTGGCCGTGGCGCCCATCACGCCGGGCCGGGACGATCTGGAGCGCATCCTGCGCGAGTCGCTGTAGAGGATCAGCCCTCCAGTGCAATGACCGTGATGGTTCCGGACGCGGCCGGACCGTCGATGGTCAGCACCTCCAGCCGGCACGGCACGTCGTCGCGGCCCAGTTCGCGCGTCAGGTAGGTCAGGGCGGCGCGGTGCATCAGCGCGAGCTTGCGCGGCGTGACGGACTCCGCCGCGCTGCCGTGGGCTGCCCGGAGCCGCTGGCGCACCTCGGTGAACACCAGCGTGCCGTCCGCCTCGCGGGTCACGACGTCGATCTCGCCGCCCGGAATGCGGTAGTTGCGCGCCACGACCTCCCGGCCCAGGGCGCGCAGGTGCGTCTCGGCGCGGGCCTCGGCGTCCGCGCCCTTCACGCCGGTCCGTCCCTCACGTCACGCCAGCCACGCGGCCCAGCCGGTGAAGTCCGGCACGGTCAGCGACGCGCCCGCGTCCAGCAGGGCCTGCGGGGGCGCGGTGGTCGTCAGGGCCACCACGCGGCAGCCCGCACCGGCCGCGCTGCGCACGCCGTTGACCGCGTCCTCGTGCGCCAGGCACTCGGCGGCGTCCACGCCCAGCCGCTGCGCGCCCAGCAGGAACGGTTCCGGGTGCGGCTTCCCGCGCGACACGTCCTCGCCCGTCACTCGGCTCACGAAACGTGCTCCGAAGCCCAGCTGCGCCATGCCGAAGGCCACGTTCGGCAGGCCGGCGCTCGTGACCAGTGCGAAGGGAATGCCGCGGGCGTCCAGGGCGTCCAGGTACGCGCTCAGGCCCGCGACCTCGCTCAGCGCGCCGGCGGCCAGCTCGCGGTAGCGGCCCTCCTTGGCGTCCTCGAAGCGGGCGGCCAAGTCGGCGTCCGGCGCGCGGCCGGTCAGGCGCTCGATGATCTCCGGGTTGCGGCCGCCGTCCACCTTGGTGTCCAGGTCCTCCTCGGTCAGGTGCAGGTCCAGCACGGTGCGTGCGGTCTCCGCCCACGCCTGCCGGTGGTGGTGGTTGTTCGCGGTGAGCACGCCGTCCATGTCGAACAGCACGCCTGCGGGGCGCCAGGGCCAGGAATCCTTCATGCGCCCAGTGTCACGCATCCTCCGGGCCATGACCCAGCTCCATGAGCAGATCACGGTACAGCCGCGCGGCGTTCGCGCGCACCTCGTCCAGCGTGGCGTCCTCGCCCGAGAGCTCCACCGCGGCGTCCAGCGCCTGTGCCAGCACCGCCGCGTACACCGGCCAGCGGCCCGGCGGGAGCGGGGCGTCATCCACGTCCGGCGCGCCGCCGTCCAGGGCGTGCAGGGCGGACTCGGCCGCGGCACGTTCGGCGTCCTTCTTGCTGCGCCCCGTACCGCCCGCCCCCAGGGGGTGCCCGCCCACCAGCACGCGGGCACGGAACGTCAGGTCATGCGGCGGGCCGCTCGCCTCGGCCTCGAAGGTCGCCGCGCCCAGGCCCAGCGCCGACAGGCGCGCGATCAGGTCACCCTTGGCATTCATTCCCCAGAGCGTACCGCGCCCGCCCGCCGCGCTAGCCTGCGCGCATGACTCCGCGTGTCCGGCGATGGCTGCTGTCCGGCCTGGGCTTCCTGTGCACCGCTGCGGCCGCGGTCACGCCGACCGCCCCAGTGCAGCCCGGTCAGGTGTGGACGCTCAGCGCCACGACCGCCGACGGCGAGCGGTTCCGCACCACCCTGCGCGTGGACACCACGCCACCGACCGGCACGCCCGCCACCTACCGCGCGGACCGGGGCGCCCTGATCCTCGATCCGGCCCGCGGCACCCTGATCGCCCTGGATCTGCTCGACGCGCGCCAGGGCGGAGTGGGGCTCGCGTGCGTGGTCGAAGGCCCGCTGGACGCGCTGGAAGTGGAGGGCGTGCTCGCCAGCGGCACCCTGGCCGACCTGCCCGCCCGCCTGGAGACGGCCCTGGCCGTGATCGGCGTGGCCCATACGCCCGCGGACCGCGCGGCCGCCGTGCAGGAGCTGAAGCTCGGCACGTGTACCCTGACGCACGCGCCGTGAGCCGGCTCAGCGGACGCGCTCGATGACCAGCGCCGTCGCGTTGTCCGGCGCGCCCGCCGCGAGGGCGAGGTCGATCAGCCGGTCCACCAGCTCCTGAAGGGGCAGCGTGTCCAGCAGCGGCATCAGCTCTGCGTCCGGCACCTCGCCCCACACGCCGTCGCTGACGAGCAGCACGCGGTCGCCCGGCGTCAGCTCGAGCGGCGCGTCGAGCGTCTGTACATAGTTGTCCTGCGGCACCCGCAGGCTGCCCAGCGAGCGCAGCACCTTGTTGCGTTCCGGGCTGGTCTGCGCCTCCTCGGGCGTCATCTGGCCGGACGCGACCATCGCCGCCACGTACGAGTGGTCGCGGCTCAGTTGCCGCACGACGCCGCCCTGCCGGACGTACGCGCGCGTGTCGCCCACGTGGCCGAGCTGGAGCTGCGGCCCACGCACGTCCACACCGCTGAAGGTGCAGCCGCCGTCGCGCCCGACCATCGCGGCGAGCACAGCCGCGTTCGCGTCCCACACCATCTCCGGCAGGGTGGTCTTCTCCGAATTCAGGAAGGCCTGCACGGCCGCCGCGCTTGCCACCTCGCCCGCCGCCATGCCGCCCATGCCGTCGGACACGCACGCGCGCAGCGCCACCGTGGACGTGGCGTGTACGCCGAGTTGCCGCCACGTGAAGCCGTAGCTGTCCTCGTTCATGGGCCGCTCCGGGTTCAGGCCCACCGAGGTCGCCGCCGCCACGTGGTACGCGGGCAGGGCGGGCAGGGCCAGCGTTTTCAGGGCCGCGAGCACCTGTGCGGGCTCCAGCCGCTTCAGGGGCGGCCCCAGCATGCCGCGCAGCAGCTGCGGTACGCCCGCCACGGACAGGCCGCCCAGCACGGCATCCGACGCGCCCTCGGGCGGCAGCGTGCCCCCGGTCAGCCACGTGTACAGCAGCGCACCCAGCGCGTACACGCCGCTGCGCGCGTCCACCGGCTGGCCCGCCAGCACCTCCGGCGGCGTGTAGCCCTCGCGCACGGCGACCTCCGGCACGTCGCCCACGCGGGCCACGCGCGGCGGGAAGCGCAGGCGCAGGCCCTGCGGCGTCACGCGCGGCGCGTCCGGGTCGAGGTCCACCACGGCGAGGCCCTGTTTTTCCAGCGCGAAGATCAGCCGGGCCAGCTCTGTGATGTGGGCAAGCGCGGCGCCCGCGTCCAGCGGCGCCCGCAGCGGCTCGCCGCCCACCGGGTCGAGCACATGCAGCGTGCCCGCCTGCGTGAAGCGCGGCAGCGCCCGGTGCGGCTGCGCCCGCGCCCACAGCGGCTCCGGCCGCGCGTACACCTCGACGCTCGGCCCGCTCGCCAGCGGACTCGCGATGAACCACCCGCGCCCCATATCCTCGTTGAGGTGGTAGCCGTCCACCTCGTCGCCCACCGCCGGGCCGCTGGTGGGCGCGCTGGGAGCGTAGACCTCCTCCTCCAGATCGTTCGAGAAGCCGACCGGGGCGGGGGCGGGAGAGGGGACTGGGGTCGGTGTGGGAAGCGGTGGAGCGGCCGGCACAGGCGTTGAGTCCGCCTGCGGCTCCTCGTTCTCGACTGACCCGGCAGCGGGGATGGAAAGAGGAGCGTGGGAGGGCTCAGCGCTGCGTTCGTCTCCAGTCACCGTGGGCGCATCGTCGGCTGGAATGAACTCTGTATGCTCCGCTGCCGGAAGCTCGGCCGGCAGCGCGTCCTCGCCCAGCACAGGCAGCGGGTGCTCGCCCGTGTCGAAGGCAGTCAGGTCGGGTTCGGCGGCCTCGGCCGGCGCGGCGTCCTGCACCTGCGCCTTGTTGCCGAAGAGGTCGCGTAACGTCGCGGCCGTGTCCTCCCAGTCCTGGGGCTGGGGCCTGTCATCCGTGTCGGCCATCAGCCCTGGTGGAAGGTCAGCATCAGGTTCCCGAAGGCCAGCTCGTCGCCGTCGTGCAGCGGGGCGGGTTCCTGCAACCGGGGCGAGAACGCACTCTCTCCGGCCCGCTTGACATACACGCCGTTGGTGGAGCCCAGGTCGCGCACGGTCCACACGCCGTTCTCGCGGTACAGCTCGGCGTGGCGGCGGCTGATGTGCTCCTGGCCGCCCATGCCGGTCAGGTCGATGTCCACCGGGCCGCTCGACGCGTCGAAGCGCCCCACGACCAGCCGCTCGCCGTGCAGCGGAATGAACTCGCCGGTGGGCGCGCCGTACTTCTTGATGCCCAGCTTCGCGGGCATGTCCGACGGCGCCGCGGTGGGGGCCGTGGGCGCGGGTGCTGCGGCGGCGACGGGCGCCGGTTCGGTGACGTCCGGGCTGGTAGCCGTGGTCTCAGCAGCGCCCGTCTCGGGCAGGGCGGCGCCGGGTGCCGCGGCGTCCGCCGTGCTGGCCGGGGTGGCGTCCGGGCTCTCGGTCATGGGCATGTCGGGCACGCCCGCCGCGAGTTCCGGGGTGTCCGGCGTCTGCACGGCCGGGCTGTGCGGCACGGGGGCGTCCGGCGGCGTCAGGTCGCCGTCCACGAGCGCCGGGGTGGGGTCGGTGGGGCTGGCCGGGGCGGGCGCGGCGGCCTGCTGGGGGCTCAGCTCCACGCCGCAGCCCTCGCAATAGGTGGTGCCATCGGGGTTGACGGTGCCGCAGACGGTGCAGGTGATCGACATGGTGTGTTCCTCCGGGGAATGGGTGGGCGGAAACCGGGGCGGCTAGATGCGGCGGACGAGCCGCAGGACGAAGATCGAGAGGACGGCCGCGATGACGCCCAGCGCCGCGACGGTCGGCCAGTGCAGGCTGGCACCCTGGGCGTACAGCACGGTCAGGCCCGCCGCGCCCAGGGGCAGCGCGACCGGCAGCGCCAGCCACGCGAGCTGCCCGGCCGCGAAGCCCGCCGCCGCCCCGATCACGCCCGCGACCGCCAGCCCCGCCGTGCCGAGCTGCCCGATGGCCGGGAGAAGCGCGGGCAGCTGCGCCAGCCCCGTCACGCCGCCCAGGCCCACGCACAGCGCGACCAGCAGCGTGCGTGGCAGCGGAGTGCGGCGCGGCGGCATCGGAATGTTCGGTGGGGCCGGCTGGGGAACCGGCGCCGGCTTCTGCGGCAGCGTCACCGGGGCCACCGGCGCGGGTGCCGGCTTCGGCGCGACCGGCGCGGGCGTCGGGGTGGGTTGCGGCCGTGGCTGGGGCGCCGGGGTCGGCTGGGGCGGGGGCCGGGTGGTCGGTGCCGGGGCCGGTCGTGGCTGTGGGGCCGGCGTCGGTGCCGGCGTGGGCGGTGGCCGAGGCGCCGGGGGGGCCGGCGTGGGCGCAGGGCGCGGCGTGACGGGCGTCGCCTGGAGCGGTCCGACCAGCAGTTCTTCCAGCGCGCGGGCCGTCTGCGGGCGGTCTTCCACGCGCAGCGCCATGGACTTCTCGATCGCCCGGCGCAGCGGCGTGGGCGTGCCGGGTGGCAGCGCCGGCAGCGGCGTGCCCAGCATCAGGTCGGTGGCGGCGGGCGGCATCTGGCCGGTCAGGGCGTGGTGCAGGGTCGCACCCAGCGAGTAGATGTCGGTGTAGGGGCCGTAGCGGGCGCTGTTGCCGTACTGCTCCAGCGGCGCGTAGCCGGGCGTCACCAGCCGCGTGTGGCTGACCGTCTGGCCCGGCGCGTAGGCGCGCACCGACCCGAAGTCGATCAGCACGATCCGCCCGGACTTGTGCAGGAAGACGTTGTCCGGCTTGATGTCGCGGTGCAGCAGCCCGGCCCCGTGCACGAGTTCCAGCGTCCGCGTCAGGGAGCGCGCGACCTCCAGCGCCACCGCCGGCGGCAGCGGGCCGTTCTTCTCGATGGCGCCCCCCAGCGTCATGCCCTCCAGGAACTCCATCACGAGGTATGCGGTGCCGTTCTCCTCGAAATAATTCAGGACGCGCACGATACCGGGGTCGTTGAAGCGAGCCAGCACCTTCGCCTCGTCCAGGAAGCGCTTCTTGGTTTCCTGGAACTCGGCGGGGCTGAGGTTGCCGGGCGGCACGACGGTCGCCACGCGGCGCTGCGAGCCGTCCACGAACAGTTCCTTGACGGCCACGCGCAGGCCCAGCCGCACGTCCTGGGCGTCGTAGGTGATGCCGAAGCCCCCGCGGCCCAGCACGCGGCTGAGCACATACTGCCCGCCCGCCAGCGTGCACCCGGCCGGCAGCGCCAGCGCGGCCGTGACTGCTTTGGCCGCCGCCGACGCCGCCGCGGGCGTGAGCGGGGCGCCGCATGTGCGGCACACCGTGTCCGCCGCGCCGACGGGCGAGCCGCACACCGGGCAGGTCGGGCCGCTCACAGCCCCTTCAAGCGCCGGTCATCCGCCGGATGTCCTCGTCCGAGGGCAGGGTGCCGTCCGAGGTCTTGAGGGTCTGGGTCTTGGCGCCCAGCCGCATGGTCTTGGCCGTGCCCAGCGAGATGGTTTTGGAACTGCCCAGTTCCCCGATGGCCCGGTCGAGCACCTGCGTCATCGCGCCGTTGCCGAGGCGCTGGGTCATGGAGCGCGCCAGTTCCAGGGTCTTGGCGGCCTGCGCCGGATCGCTCCGCGCCTCGCGGGTGGCCTGCGCGACCAGACCCTCGATGTTGCGCTGCTGTACCCACTGCATGACCGCCGGATCGACGCGGGCGGCCATCGACTCATTGCCCGTGAACTCCACGACCACGTCCAGCGGGGGCAGCTCGCCGCGGTAGTTCGCGCCGGGCACCTGATACGTCAGGCCCAGCTGCGCCAGCCGCATGCGGGCGGCGGGCCGTGCGGGCAGCGTGAACTCCAGCACGTACGTCGCGCCGATGCCGGCCTCCACGTTCCCGAGCTGGAGGGGACCGTCGGCGCGGGCGACCTCGGTCTGGGTGGGCTGCACGCGCGTCACGCGGTCGAGCACCACGTCCTTGACGGTTCGGACGCTCAGGGCGACGTTCGTGACGACCTCGTTCGCGGCCTGCTTCAGGTCGCCCAGCAGCGCCAGCGGCAGCTCGGTGGCGCGCACGGCGGGCGGCTGCGGGTTGTCGGTGTCGGGCACCACGTCGATGGGCTGGCCCTGCGTGCGGTCGGTGATCAGGGTCAGCAGTTCGGTGTTGACCTCGTCGCCCACGCCGACCGTCGTCACGGGAATCTGGAGCCCGGCCAGCACGCCCGCCTGCTCCTCCACGACCGGCGCGTCGAAGGCCTGCCCGTCGGTCAGCAGCACCATGCGGCGGCTGCCGGTCTCGCCCTGGAGCAGCTTGGCACCGGCCTGCATGCCCAGGCCCATGTTCGTGCCGCCCGAGTACCAGTCGAGCCGCTCCACGCCGGCCAGCAGCCGCTGCGTGTCGGTCGCGGGCGTGAAGGGAACGAGCACGTCCGCCATGTCGTCGAACTTCACCAGCGCCAGGCGGTCTTCGGGGCGCAGCAGATCAGACTGGATGATGCCGTTCAGCGCCTCAGTGAGCAGTTCCAGCTTGTTGCGCGCGCCCTTGACGATCTCGTACTTCTTGCCGTCCACGGTGGTCGTCCGGCCGGTCGTGCCGGTGGGCTCGGTCACGACCTCGCGCATGGAGCCGCTGGTGTCCACCACGAACACCACGCTCAGGTCCGGGCGGGCCGCCTGCGCCTGCGCGGTGGGAGTGACGGTCAGGGTCAGGAACAGTTTCTGCCCGGCGGTCTGGGCGAGCAGGAACTCACGGTGGGGGTGGACCTTGGCCTCAAGCATGCAGTTCTCCTTGTCCGCCCTCCATTATGGGCAGTCCAGCTGAATGGTTCCCGAATCCTCCCTGAAGGCGACTCAGCGCAGCGCGTCCAGCAGCGCGTCCGTGTCCGGCCACACGAACACGACCTCGCGAAGCGGCCAGCCGTCCGCGTCCTGCTCCACCACGGCAACCTCCTGTCCGCCCAGCGCCGCGTACCACGCGCGCACCGGGTTGCCCTCCAGCGTGCCCAGACCGACGCTCCGTGCGCCCCGCCCGCGCAGCGCCTCCACTGCGGCCCGCAGCAGCGCCGCGCCGTGTCCGTGTCCGCGCGACTCCGGCCGGACGTGCAGCGCCAGCACCTCCGCGTCCGCACCGTGGAATGGGTGCACCCGTGCCAGAACGTAGCCCACCACCTCCCTGCCGTCCCGCGCGACGAGCAGCACGTCGGCCGGGTGATCCGTGAGCCACGTCATCCAGTCGCCGGTCTGTTCCTCCACACCCACGCCGTCCCAGAAGCCCGGCGGGCACAGGGGGGCGTAGTCGTGGCGGTAGTTGCGAACCTGCACCGCCGCCACGCCGGGCGCGTCGGAAGGAACGAAGGAGCG is a window encoding:
- a CDS encoding FHA domain-containing protein yields the protein MSITCTVCGTVNPDGTTYCEGCGVELSPQQAAAPAPASPTDPTPALVDGDLTPPDAPVPHSPAVQTPDTPELAAGVPDMPMTESPDATPASTADAAAPGAALPETGAAETTATSPDVTEPAPVAAAAPAPTAPTAAPSDMPAKLGIKKYGAPTGEFIPLHGERLVVGRFDASSGPVDIDLTGMGGQEHISRRHAELYRENGVWTVRDLGSTNGVYVKRAGESAFSPRLQEPAPLHDGDELAFGNLMLTFHQG
- a CDS encoding serine/threonine-protein kinase, producing MSGPTCPVCGSPVGAADTVCRTCGAPLTPAAASAAAKAVTAALALPAGCTLAGGQYVLSRVLGRGGFGITYDAQDVRLGLRVAVKELFVDGSQRRVATVVPPGNLSPAEFQETKKRFLDEAKVLARFNDPGIVRVLNYFEENGTAYLVMEFLEGMTLGGAIEKNGPLPPAVALEVARSLTRTLELVHGAGLLHRDIKPDNVFLHKSGRIVLIDFGSVRAYAPGQTVSHTRLVTPGYAPLEQYGNSARYGPYTDIYSLGATLHHALTGQMPPAATDLMLGTPLPALPPGTPTPLRRAIEKSMALRVEDRPQTARALEELLVGPLQATPVTPRPAPTPAPPAPRPPPTPAPTPAPQPRPAPAPTTRPPPQPTPAPQPRPQPTPTPAPVAPKPAPAPVAPVTLPQKPAPVPQPAPPNIPMPPRRTPLPRTLLVALCVGLGGVTGLAQLPALLPAIGQLGTAGLAVAGVIGAAAGFAAGQLAWLALPVALPLGAAGLTVLYAQGASLHWPTVAALGVIAAVLSIFVLRLVRRI
- a CDS encoding vWA domain-containing protein; protein product: MLEAKVHPHREFLLAQTAGQKLFLTLTVTPTAQAQAARPDLSVVFVVDTSGSMREVVTEPTGTTGRTTTVDGKKYEIVKGARNKLELLTEALNGIIQSDLLRPEDRLALVKFDDMADVLVPFTPATDTQRLLAGVERLDWYSGGTNMGLGMQAGAKLLQGETGSRRMVLLTDGQAFDAPVVEEQAGVLAGLQIPVTTVGVGDEVNTELLTLITDRTQGQPIDVVPDTDNPQPPAVRATELPLALLGDLKQAANEVVTNVALSVRTVKDVVLDRVTRVQPTQTEVARADGPLQLGNVEAGIGATYVLEFTLPARPAARMRLAQLGLTYQVPGANYRGELPPLDVVVEFTGNESMAARVDPAVMQWVQQRNIEGLVAQATREARSDPAQAAKTLELARSMTQRLGNGAMTQVLDRAIGELGSSKTISLGTAKTMRLGAKTQTLKTSDGTLPSDEDIRRMTGA
- a CDS encoding GNAT family N-acetyltransferase; the protein is MSSVRSFVPSDAPGVAAVQVRNYRHDYAPLCPPGFWDGVGVEEQTGDWMTWLTDHPADVLLVARDGREVVGYVLARVHPFHGADAEVLALHVRPESRGHGHGAALLRAAVEALRGRGARSVGLGTLEGNPVRAWYAALGGQEVAVVEQDADGWPLREVVFVWPDTDALLDALR